A single genomic interval of Mycolicibacterium sp. MU0053 harbors:
- a CDS encoding M56 family metallopeptidase, producing MSLAACLLLYSIAVCLIGPPMLRQLTRAGHAPRCGVAAWLVAVASVLISWFAAALLTVAELLTGGGHHTGVLASCFAFVCDVVFGHAGRIPQILLLAAAAGGVMAVSVATVRLVKGFVGLRVRTREHAEAVRLVGHPASDDGVFVVDSSERVAYCVSGRPPVIVVTTGALAALDADQLGAVLAHERAHLAGRHHLVLGALRSIVTVFPKLALMTQGATEVSRMLEMCADDAAARRFGNRTLLSGLMSLAGVAAPAGALGAAGVATLSRAERLAVPATPPMRIRARAALISASAMIAGGPLVTFTLMATGTLVC from the coding sequence GTGAGCCTCGCTGCGTGCCTGCTGTTGTACAGCATTGCAGTGTGCCTCATCGGCCCGCCGATGTTGCGCCAGCTGACTCGCGCAGGTCACGCTCCGCGTTGCGGTGTTGCCGCGTGGCTGGTCGCAGTTGCCAGTGTTCTGATCAGCTGGTTCGCGGCCGCATTGCTGACCGTGGCAGAGTTGCTCACCGGTGGTGGGCACCACACCGGTGTGCTGGCGTCGTGTTTTGCGTTCGTGTGCGACGTGGTCTTCGGACACGCCGGTCGTATCCCCCAGATACTGCTGCTTGCCGCTGCAGCAGGCGGTGTCATGGCAGTGTCGGTAGCCACCGTCCGATTGGTGAAAGGTTTTGTTGGCCTGCGGGTTCGCACACGCGAGCATGCCGAGGCGGTGCGGCTGGTCGGGCACCCCGCCAGCGATGACGGCGTCTTTGTTGTCGATTCCAGCGAGCGGGTCGCCTACTGCGTGTCAGGGCGGCCGCCGGTCATCGTGGTGACCACCGGAGCCTTGGCAGCTCTCGACGCCGACCAACTCGGCGCGGTACTGGCCCACGAACGCGCTCATCTGGCAGGCCGCCACCACCTGGTGCTGGGGGCGCTGCGCAGCATCGTTACCGTCTTCCCGAAGCTCGCATTGATGACGCAGGGTGCCACTGAGGTGTCGAGGATGCTGGAGATGTGCGCCGATGACGCGGCAGCGCGTCGTTTCGGTAACCGCACCCTGCTCTCGGGGTTGATGTCTCTGGCAGGGGTGGCGGCGCCGGCGGGGGCGTTGGGGGCAGCCGGCGTAGCAACATTGAGCCGCGCCGAACGTCTGGCTGTCCCCGCGACCCCACCGATGCGGATACGCGCTCGGGCGGCGTTGATCAGCGCATCGGCGATGATTGCCGGTGGCCCGTTGGTCACTTTCACGTTGATGGCCACAGGCACGCTGGTGTGCTGA
- a CDS encoding BlaI/MecI/CopY family transcriptional regulator, which translates to MRVRGFGQLEAVIMDRVWNYGPDAAVTVRDIFDELTSERRIAYTTVMSTMDNLHTKGWLTRERDGRAYRYWATLTREQHTARLMHEALKGGGRSDVVLSHFIEQIGSRESERLRAALRRVPKKPPSKR; encoded by the coding sequence GTGCGAGTGCGTGGTTTCGGCCAGTTGGAAGCGGTCATCATGGATCGCGTGTGGAACTACGGTCCCGATGCGGCAGTGACCGTGCGCGATATCTTCGACGAACTGACCTCCGAACGGCGAATCGCCTACACCACGGTGATGTCGACGATGGACAATCTGCACACCAAAGGGTGGCTGACGCGCGAACGTGACGGGCGGGCCTACCGCTATTGGGCAACCCTGACACGCGAACAGCACACCGCGCGCCTGATGCACGAGGCGCTCAAGGGCGGCGGACGTTCCGACGTGGTGCTGAGCCACTTCATCGAACAGATCGGGTCTAGGGAATCTGAGCGGTTGCGCGCGGCGCTGCGTCGGGTGCCAAAGAAACCGCCGAGTAAACGGTGA